The following are encoded in a window of Candidatus Anstonellales archaeon genomic DNA:
- the glmS gene encoding glutamine--fructose-6-phosphate transaminase (isomerizing): MCGIVGYVGSSKASLVILEALKNVEYRGYDSAGIAVMGSKINIIKDVGKLEEIEKKHDFSRLEGTIGIGHTRWATHGGVNAMNAHPHTDERGEVCLVHNGIIENFLELKDELLKSGCKIKSETDTELVAHLIARGLREGKGFKDAFLSAIRRIEGSFSFVVMHQGERKLYGARRSSPLVVGVGKNEMFFASDVPAFLSRTRDFVFLAEDEWAEITDSTYAIYGFDGTRIKRKPVHIEWTPQMAQKDGYPHFMLKEIVEQQNTIRAAIAADIRAAGEILTKNEIRQLFLVACGTSYHAALIFKGLLARHGIGCEAIIGSEYVADFFGKKDVVIAISQSGETADMLLAVREAKRKGAKIIGITNVVGSSLSREADACVYIGAGPEVSVVATKSFTSQLVVLYRLAWLLIKNEDCAEQLKDLSAVLGAILTKEGEIKKLAKMLSKMRDFFFIGRGLSYPIALEGALKLKEITYLHAEGYPAGELKHGPMSLLDKGVCVIAIAPEDDTTQKILSNIQECRARNATVVGFSDSSRILSSCDVFFRMPTLEKPLFSPIIYAVPLQMLSYYMAVLLGRDPDKPRNLAKSVTVE; the protein is encoded by the coding sequence ATGTGCGGAATTGTTGGCTATGTTGGTAGTAGTAAAGCTTCTTTGGTAATTCTTGAAGCTCTAAAAAATGTTGAATATAGAGGATACGATTCAGCAGGGATAGCTGTTATGGGCTCAAAGATAAATATAATAAAGGACGTTGGAAAGCTGGAAGAAATAGAGAAAAAGCACGACTTTTCGCGCCTTGAAGGGACAATAGGGATAGGACACACAAGATGGGCGACCCACGGCGGGGTAAACGCCATGAATGCGCACCCTCACACCGATGAAAGAGGGGAGGTTTGTCTTGTTCATAATGGGATTATTGAAAATTTTCTGGAGTTAAAGGATGAACTCTTGAAGAGTGGATGCAAGATAAAATCTGAGACTGATACGGAGCTTGTTGCGCATCTTATAGCGCGTGGGCTTAGAGAAGGAAAAGGATTTAAAGATGCATTTCTCTCTGCTATAAGAAGGATTGAGGGTTCGTTTTCTTTTGTTGTTATGCATCAGGGAGAAAGGAAGCTTTATGGAGCACGCAGAAGCTCACCCCTTGTAGTTGGAGTTGGAAAAAACGAAATGTTTTTTGCATCAGATGTGCCGGCATTTCTTTCAAGAACACGTGATTTTGTATTTTTGGCCGAGGATGAATGGGCTGAAATCACTGACAGCACGTACGCAATTTATGGATTTGACGGAACGAGGATAAAGAGGAAGCCTGTGCACATTGAGTGGACGCCACAGATGGCGCAAAAAGATGGATATCCTCATTTCATGCTAAAGGAGATAGTAGAACAGCAAAACACCATACGAGCAGCTATTGCAGCAGATATAAGGGCTGCAGGCGAGATTCTGACTAAAAATGAAATCCGCCAATTGTTCTTGGTTGCTTGCGGAACTTCTTATCACGCTGCGCTTATTTTTAAGGGGCTATTAGCACGGCATGGTATAGGATGTGAAGCGATTATAGGCTCAGAATACGTTGCTGATTTCTTTGGAAAAAAAGACGTTGTCATTGCAATAAGCCAATCGGGAGAGACGGCGGATATGCTCCTTGCTGTCAGGGAAGCAAAAAGAAAAGGTGCGAAAATAATAGGAATCACAAATGTCGTTGGAAGTTCTCTTTCACGAGAAGCTGATGCCTGTGTTTATATTGGTGCTGGACCTGAGGTATCGGTTGTTGCAACAAAGAGTTTTACTTCGCAACTGGTTGTTTTGTATAGGTTGGCATGGTTGCTTATTAAGAATGAGGATTGTGCTGAACAGCTAAAAGACCTCTCTGCTGTTTTGGGCGCAATCCTTACAAAGGAAGGAGAGATAAAGAAACTTGCAAAGATGCTGTCGAAGATGAGGGATTTCTTTTTTATAGGAAGGGGACTATCTTATCCAATAGCTTTGGAAGGTGCGCTTAAGCTTAAAGAGATAACCTATCTTCATGCTGAAGGTTATCCGGCAGGAGAGCTAAAACACGGTCCGATGTCTCTCCTTGATAAAGGAGTTTGTGTAATAGCCATTGCTCCGGAGGATGACACAACACAAAAAATTCTATCAAATATACAAGAGTGTAGGGCAAGAAACGCAACCGTTGTGGGGTTTTCTGATTCCTCCAGGATTCTTTCCTCCTGCGATGTTTTTTTTAGAATGCCGACGCTAGAAAAGCCGTTGTTTTCACCAATAATTTATGCTGTTCCTCTCCAGATGCTGTCCTACTACATGGCGGTACTTCTTGGAAGAGACCCGGACAAGCCGAGAAACCTAGCAAAGTCTGTAACCGTAGAGTAA
- a CDS encoding TRAM domain-containing protein has translation MALVPVELGKEYEVTIDAQGSKGDGIAHVEGFVVFVEGGKKGEKVRVRIKALRRTFAIAEKISEKR, from the coding sequence ATGGCTCTTGTGCCTGTTGAACTCGGGAAGGAATATGAGGTAACAATAGATGCACAGGGTTCAAAGGGAGATGGAATTGCGCATGTTGAAGGCTTTGTCGTGTTTGTTGAAGGGGGGAAAAAGGGAGAAAAAGTAAGAGTAAGAATAAAAGCTCTGAGAAGAACATTTGCAATTGCAGAGAAGATTAGCGAGAAAAGATGA
- the nrdR gene encoding transcriptional regulator NrdR, with amino-acid sequence MIPLRCPFCSYEETSVIDSRDTDNMQTTRRRRECLRCKRRFTTYEKPEAPELYIIKKDGRREQFDPNKLRIGILKACEKRPIPMEKISQFVVDIERTLRRKGKNEIKSSEVGELVSKKLLRLDPVAYIRFTSVYRDFSDVTEFKRAIKEISKK; translated from the coding sequence GTGATACCTTTGCGCTGTCCATTCTGCTCTTATGAGGAAACTTCTGTTATAGATTCGCGGGATACGGACAATATGCAGACTACAAGAAGAAGGCGTGAATGCCTACGCTGTAAAAGAAGGTTTACTACCTACGAAAAGCCCGAGGCACCGGAGTTGTATATAATAAAAAAAGACGGAAGGCGTGAGCAGTTTGACCCAAACAAGCTTAGAATAGGGATCCTAAAAGCATGCGAGAAGCGCCCAATCCCGATGGAAAAAATATCGCAATTCGTAGTCGACATCGAACGAACACTCAGGCGAAAAGGAAAAAATGAAATAAAAAGCTCTGAAGTTGGAGAGCTTGTTTCAAAGAAACTCTTGCGACTTGACCCAGTAGCTTATATAAGATTCACCTCCGTCTATCGTGATTTTTCAGACGTCACCGAATTCAAGCGTGCAATAAAGGAAATTTCAAAAAAATAA
- a CDS encoding KEOPS complex kinase/ATPase Bud32 has protein sequence MAHLRGAEAILVETTFEGVKALRKVREKKEYRNPTLDVKLRRTRTKREAKILRRAFEAGVLCPQVFGEGEFEIIFSFIPGKLASEKKLSREQLERIAIILAKLHSLDIIHGDFTPANLIVGEDNQIWVIDFGLGYFSNRVEDKAVDVFTMKQALDKKEGEEFVEKYEQVGSMQVVERMREVEKRARYQER, from the coding sequence ATGGCGCATCTCAGAGGGGCAGAAGCCATTTTAGTTGAAACTACATTTGAAGGAGTGAAGGCTTTACGAAAAGTGCGTGAAAAAAAAGAGTATAGGAATCCCACTCTTGATGTTAAGTTGAGAAGGACTCGGACAAAGAGGGAAGCAAAGATACTCAGAAGGGCTTTTGAAGCCGGAGTGCTTTGTCCTCAAGTTTTTGGTGAGGGGGAGTTCGAAATCATTTTCTCATTCATCCCAGGAAAGCTTGCAAGTGAAAAAAAGTTGAGCAGAGAGCAGTTAGAACGAATTGCAATTATCCTTGCAAAGTTGCATTCGCTAGACATAATTCATGGAGACTTCACTCCTGCAAATCTTATTGTTGGAGAAGATAACCAAATCTGGGTCATTGATTTTGGGCTTGGCTATTTTTCCAACAGGGTAGAGGATAAAGCAGTGGATGTTTTTACTATGAAACAGGCTCTTGACAAGAAAGAAGGGGAGGAGTTCGTTGAAAAATACGAGCAGGTTGGAAGCATGCAAGTAGTTGAGAGAATGAGAGAAGTAGAAAAAAGGGCAAGGTACCAGGAAAGGTGA
- a CDS encoding site-2 protease family protein, whose translation MRSIISVEEIVNIAVSVLAISLALTFHEGGGLGIKPPTFIFFMGVFTITVGTGFVLHELAHKFVAMRYGAWAEFRAWPTGLVLMLVMAILPIGFLFLAPGAVWIYSPHITRRQNGIISVAGPVTNIILALIFVGFSVIAPSNTLQRIAILGAYVNSFLAFFNMIPIFPLDGSKVLAWDWKVWLLVIGISALMAF comes from the coding sequence ATGAGATCTATAATCAGTGTTGAGGAGATAGTCAATATTGCGGTGTCTGTTCTTGCAATATCATTAGCGTTGACATTTCATGAAGGTGGAGGGCTTGGAATAAAGCCGCCAACATTTATCTTTTTTATGGGTGTCTTTACAATAACTGTTGGAACTGGATTTGTTTTGCATGAGCTTGCGCATAAGTTTGTAGCCATGAGATATGGGGCGTGGGCTGAGTTTAGGGCATGGCCAACCGGACTTGTCCTTATGCTTGTGATGGCAATTCTTCCGATAGGTTTTCTTTTTCTTGCTCCTGGTGCGGTTTGGATATATTCCCCCCATATAACACGAAGACAGAATGGGATAATTTCAGTTGCCGGACCAGTTACAAATATCATTCTTGCATTAATCTTTGTCGGCTTCTCGGTTATAGCCCCAAGCAACACGCTACAGCGAATTGCGATTCTTGGTGCATATGTAAATTCATTTCTTGCTTTCTTTAATATGATTCCGATATTTCCATTGGATGGAAGCAAAGTACTGGCTTGGGATTGGAAAGTATGGCTTCTTGTCATAGGAATATCAGCACTTATGGCATTTTAG
- a CDS encoding CDC48 family AAA ATPase — translation MSKSIELRVAEALQNDVGRGIVRIDSKAREELSVSTGDIVELKGKRSTAAIVWQAHPQDEGAEIIRMDGYLRQNSGVALGDKITVKKADIKEAKKVVLAPTQPIKYSPGFDQFVKKRLVGRALNRGDMIFVGVFGTSFPLVAAIVQPSGICMVSDRTELLLKSEPVKVVGGGVSVSYEDIGGLKDEIQKIREMVELPLRHPELFEKLGIEAPKGVLIHGPPGTGKTLLAKAVANESEANFIHIGGPELVSKFVGESEERLRQIFKDAEDNAPSIIFMDEIDAIAPKREEVTGEVERRMVSQLLSLMDGLKGRGQVIVIGATNRINSIDPALRRPGRFDREIEIGVPDRKGRKEILQIHTRNMPLEGKDNREGEGKKAESHSQNAVNLDELAAITHGYTGADLSSLTKEAAMKTLRRILPKINLEEETIPPEVLENLRVTREDFFNALREIQPSALREVFIEKPNVRWSDVGGLENVKKEIKEAIELPLKNPEVFTRLGIRPIKGILLVGLPGTGKTMIAKAVATETEANFISIKGPEVLSKWVGESERMVRELFRKARTAAPSIIFIDEIDAIAPWRGGDEGGGKRVLEGIVNTLLTEMDGLTNLKNVVVLAATNRPDILDPALLRAGRFDRIIEIPAPDEKTRLEIFRVHTRKMPLAKDVNLEELAKKTDGYTGADIENICREAGMEALRANQEAASVSMKNFLDAIKLIRPTITKAHIDSMKKFSRQDSMYR, via the coding sequence ATGTCAAAATCCATTGAGCTGAGGGTTGCAGAGGCACTTCAAAACGACGTGGGTAGAGGCATTGTAAGGATCGATTCGAAAGCTCGAGAGGAGCTTTCGGTTTCAACCGGGGATATTGTTGAGCTTAAGGGAAAGAGAAGCACGGCTGCAATAGTTTGGCAGGCGCATCCGCAAGATGAGGGTGCAGAGATAATACGCATGGATGGATATCTTCGCCAAAACAGCGGGGTTGCTTTAGGAGATAAAATAACTGTTAAAAAAGCTGATATAAAGGAGGCAAAAAAAGTAGTCCTCGCTCCAACTCAGCCAATCAAATATTCGCCTGGTTTTGACCAATTTGTAAAAAAGAGGCTTGTTGGGAGAGCTTTGAATAGGGGGGATATGATATTTGTTGGGGTTTTTGGAACATCTTTTCCATTAGTTGCAGCCATAGTGCAGCCAAGCGGCATATGCATGGTTTCTGATCGGACAGAGCTCCTTCTCAAAAGCGAACCTGTAAAGGTTGTTGGAGGCGGAGTAAGCGTCTCTTATGAAGACATTGGTGGCTTAAAGGATGAGATACAAAAAATCCGGGAAATGGTTGAACTTCCGTTAAGGCATCCGGAACTTTTTGAGAAGCTTGGCATAGAAGCTCCAAAAGGGGTGCTTATCCACGGGCCTCCTGGAACGGGAAAGACGCTTCTTGCAAAGGCTGTGGCTAACGAGTCTGAAGCCAATTTTATTCATATTGGAGGGCCGGAGCTAGTTTCAAAATTCGTAGGAGAAAGTGAGGAGAGGCTTAGGCAGATATTCAAAGATGCTGAGGACAACGCTCCTTCGATAATATTTATGGATGAAATAGATGCGATTGCGCCTAAGCGAGAAGAAGTTACTGGAGAAGTTGAGAGAAGGATGGTTTCTCAGCTTTTGAGTTTAATGGACGGACTGAAAGGCCGAGGACAGGTTATAGTAATTGGTGCCACTAACAGGATTAACTCGATTGACCCCGCACTGAGGCGACCGGGAAGATTTGACAGGGAAATAGAGATAGGCGTCCCGGATAGGAAGGGGAGAAAGGAGATTTTGCAGATTCACACAAGAAATATGCCGCTTGAAGGGAAGGACAATCGAGAAGGTGAGGGAAAGAAAGCAGAGAGTCATTCTCAAAATGCAGTCAATTTGGATGAGCTTGCAGCCATAACTCACGGTTATACGGGTGCTGATTTATCTTCTCTTACAAAGGAAGCTGCAATGAAAACCTTGAGAAGAATTTTGCCAAAAATAAACCTTGAAGAGGAGACGATACCCCCTGAAGTACTTGAGAACTTGAGGGTAACGCGAGAGGACTTTTTCAATGCACTTCGCGAGATCCAGCCTTCAGCTTTGCGGGAAGTGTTTATAGAAAAACCAAACGTGCGTTGGTCAGATGTTGGCGGACTTGAAAATGTAAAGAAAGAGATAAAAGAGGCAATAGAGCTTCCACTGAAAAACCCTGAGGTTTTCACGCGCCTTGGAATAAGACCAATAAAGGGAATTCTTCTTGTTGGGCTACCGGGCACAGGAAAAACGATGATTGCAAAGGCTGTAGCCACAGAAACGGAGGCAAACTTCATATCAATAAAAGGTCCCGAAGTGCTAAGCAAATGGGTTGGGGAAAGTGAAAGAATGGTAAGGGAGCTTTTTAGAAAAGCGCGCACAGCAGCTCCTTCCATCATATTTATAGATGAGATAGACGCAATTGCTCCGTGGAGAGGCGGAGATGAAGGAGGAGGGAAAAGGGTGCTTGAGGGGATAGTCAACACGCTTCTAACTGAGATGGACGGCCTTACAAACCTAAAAAACGTCGTTGTGCTGGCTGCTACAAACAGACCGGATATATTGGACCCTGCCCTTTTGCGAGCAGGTCGGTTTGATAGAATAATTGAAATTCCTGCCCCGGATGAGAAGACGCGACTTGAAATATTCAGAGTACACACAAGGAAGATGCCACTTGCAAAGGATGTTAACTTGGAAGAGCTTGCAAAAAAGACCGATGGATACACAGGAGCTGATATAGAGAACATCTGTAGAGAAGCAGGAATGGAAGCTCTTCGCGCAAATCAGGAAGCTGCAAGCGTCTCGATGAAGAATTTCTTAGACGCAATAAAATTGATTAGGCCTACAATAACAAAAGCGCATATCGACAGCATGAAGAAGTTCTCAAGACAGGACAGCATGTATAGATAA
- a CDS encoding AAA family ATPase: MNLFERIKKEGGIFIDEGVLAPDYVPTDIFHREKEIREIGFCLRGIAEGKKGENAIVTGPPGTGKTTCAKHVLAHLREYTKRVVPVYINCWEFSSSYAVLGEIANKMGEILPRRGIAPDEIKDRILQCARRERVGVALVLDEVDRLIVAGEGGILYELARFGEDHGVNFSLVLIANSRSIFANLDERIRSSLSSRSIEFSPYSPQQLKEILGYRAKRAFFPGVLSDEVIPMCAGIGAKNGGDARIALSVLLGAGKEAEMEGNRKVEPRHVTKAKEKILMGISKRKIFSLNKELQRVFEAVENAGGQIETKELYKRLDAVDENEKRVVRKRLAKLEKLGFLESLMVRSGSEKKRIIKMRASST; the protein is encoded by the coding sequence ATGAATCTTTTTGAAAGGATAAAGAAGGAAGGAGGAATTTTTATAGATGAAGGAGTACTTGCACCTGACTATGTTCCTACAGACATATTCCACCGAGAAAAAGAAATAAGAGAGATTGGGTTTTGTCTTCGCGGAATTGCCGAAGGAAAAAAAGGTGAAAACGCAATTGTGACCGGTCCTCCTGGAACCGGAAAGACCACCTGTGCAAAGCACGTATTGGCTCATCTTAGAGAGTATACTAAACGAGTAGTCCCAGTATACATAAACTGCTGGGAGTTTTCCTCAAGCTACGCTGTCTTGGGAGAAATCGCAAACAAGATGGGAGAGATTCTTCCTCGGCGTGGGATTGCACCTGATGAAATCAAAGATAGAATCCTGCAATGTGCAAGGAGAGAACGGGTAGGGGTTGCTTTGGTGCTGGATGAAGTAGATAGGCTTATTGTAGCTGGAGAAGGAGGTATTCTCTATGAGCTTGCACGTTTCGGCGAGGACCATGGAGTCAATTTCTCGCTTGTGCTTATTGCAAACAGCAGGTCCATATTCGCTAACCTCGACGAGAGAATAAGAAGCTCTCTTTCGTCAAGAAGCATTGAGTTTTCACCATATTCTCCTCAACAGCTGAAGGAAATATTAGGCTATCGCGCCAAAAGAGCGTTTTTTCCAGGAGTACTTTCAGACGAAGTAATCCCAATGTGCGCTGGAATAGGTGCAAAGAATGGAGGGGATGCGCGGATTGCTCTTTCTGTGTTGCTTGGAGCAGGAAAGGAGGCTGAAATGGAGGGGAATAGAAAGGTAGAGCCTCGGCATGTAACAAAGGCAAAAGAAAAGATTTTGATGGGGATATCAAAAAGAAAGATTTTCAGCCTTAACAAAGAATTGCAAAGGGTTTTTGAGGCCGTTGAGAATGCAGGTGGACAGATTGAAACAAAGGAGCTTTATAAACGCCTGGATGCTGTTGACGAAAATGAAAAAAGAGTTGTCAGAAAAAGACTTGCAAAATTAGAAAAACTTGGATTTTTAGAAAGCCTGATGGTAAGGTCTGGTTCAGAGAAAAAAAGGATTATTAAGATGAGGGCTTCTTCAACGTAG
- a CDS encoding endonuclease Q family protein produces MRVIADLHLHSRYSRATSQDMNLDGLSRWAKLKGINVLGTGDFTHPKWISELEKLIPANDGIYTYNGVYFILSVEVSNIFSVDNKIKKIHQIVLCPSLEIARQINSELEKKADLSSDGRPTLGMSAAELVEIIMSISPKNVVVPAHIWTPWFSLFGSNSGFDSIAECYEDMKKHIFALETGLSSDPKMNWRLSTLDDYSLISNSDAHSPSKLGREANVFELSELTYDSLIGAIKSKDKQKFICTYEFFPQEGKYHYDGHRSCGVSLSPKQSKRYGNICPVCKSPITIGVLHRVEELADRDEGFIPKNAIPFESLVPLQELIAKALKKGEFTSAVMEEYNRIVRYFGSEFAALHAKEEELSIATDQRISKAIINMQQGKIHITPGYDGVFGKIEFFKSNEERAIQSTLGDF; encoded by the coding sequence ATGAGAGTCATAGCTGATCTTCATCTTCATTCTCGCTATTCACGCGCAACAAGCCAAGACATGAATCTTGATGGTCTTTCACGGTGGGCAAAACTAAAGGGTATAAACGTTCTTGGCACGGGGGACTTTACTCACCCAAAATGGATAAGCGAGCTTGAGAAATTAATACCGGCAAACGACGGCATCTATACTTACAATGGTGTATACTTTATATTAAGCGTAGAGGTTTCAAACATTTTTTCCGTCGATAACAAGATTAAAAAAATTCACCAGATAGTGCTTTGTCCTTCACTTGAAATAGCCCGTCAGATAAACTCGGAGCTTGAAAAAAAGGCTGATCTTTCATCAGATGGAAGGCCGACCCTCGGTATGAGCGCAGCAGAGCTTGTTGAGATAATAATGTCAATATCTCCAAAAAATGTGGTTGTGCCAGCCCACATTTGGACTCCATGGTTTTCACTATTTGGCTCAAATTCTGGCTTTGATTCAATAGCCGAGTGTTATGAAGATATGAAAAAGCACATATTTGCTCTTGAAACAGGCTTGTCATCTGACCCGAAGATGAATTGGCGCCTTTCCACTCTTGATGACTATTCCCTTATATCAAACTCAGACGCTCATTCTCCCTCAAAACTCGGAAGAGAAGCCAACGTCTTTGAACTATCAGAGCTTACATACGACAGCCTTATTGGTGCAATAAAGTCAAAGGACAAGCAAAAATTCATCTGTACCTACGAGTTCTTTCCCCAAGAGGGAAAATATCACTACGATGGGCATAGAAGTTGCGGCGTTTCTCTTTCACCAAAACAAAGCAAACGATACGGAAACATCTGCCCTGTTTGCAAAAGTCCTATTACCATAGGCGTTTTACATCGTGTAGAAGAACTCGCTGATAGGGATGAAGGATTCATACCAAAAAATGCCATCCCCTTTGAGTCATTAGTACCTCTTCAAGAACTTATTGCAAAGGCGTTAAAAAAAGGAGAATTCACAAGCGCAGTTATGGAGGAATATAACCGCATTGTACGCTACTTTGGAAGCGAATTTGCTGCTTTACATGCAAAGGAAGAAGAACTAAGCATTGCAACCGACCAGAGAATCTCAAAAGCAATAATTAACATGCAGCAGGGAAAAATTCATATCACACCGGGATACGATGGAGTTTTTGGAAAGATTGAATTTTTTAAAAGCAATGAAGAAAGAGCAATCCAATCCACCCTTGGTGATTTTTAA
- a CDS encoding UbiA family prenyltransferase: MNAGFIRNFIRLTRIEHGLVLMLAVATAEIIVKKDLNFLSIPILFSLFVPLLNEIASFSLNDLLDIEADRINRRVDRPLVSGEIKKTTSVLIAIGGYALSIILATFINKVCFLIATVFALLSIAYNYHLKTLPLVGNLYIASSMAIPFLFGNLSVSPYPHPLVLSISLLAFMSGLAREIIKSAEDLEGDIKARKAQTLPALIGVKFSVFLSLVIYILFILSTSIPFAFGLKPNPPLPIPYLPLMLIIVADFIILYSSIRLIFSQEKEVLSFSRKLSLLALIVGMLGIFFGSI, encoded by the coding sequence ATGAACGCAGGCTTTATTAGAAACTTTATACGCTTGACGAGGATTGAGCATGGTCTAGTCCTAATGCTTGCGGTTGCAACCGCAGAGATAATAGTTAAAAAAGACCTAAACTTTCTCTCAATCCCAATTCTTTTTTCTCTTTTTGTTCCACTACTAAACGAAATAGCTTCATTCTCACTCAACGACCTTCTGGATATTGAGGCAGACAGAATAAACAGAAGGGTTGACAGACCACTTGTCAGCGGAGAGATAAAAAAAACGACATCCGTGTTGATAGCTATTGGTGGTTATGCGTTAAGCATCATTTTAGCAACTTTCATAAATAAAGTGTGCTTTCTAATAGCAACAGTCTTTGCCCTTCTCTCAATCGCATACAATTACCACCTCAAGACTCTTCCACTTGTCGGCAATCTATACATCGCAAGTTCTATGGCTATTCCATTCTTGTTTGGCAATCTGTCAGTTTCACCTTATCCGCATCCCTTAGTCCTTTCCATTTCGCTTCTGGCGTTCATGTCTGGTCTTGCTCGCGAAATAATAAAATCAGCAGAAGATTTAGAGGGCGACATAAAAGCTCGCAAGGCACAGACCTTACCTGCATTAATAGGAGTTAAGTTTTCAGTTTTTCTTTCACTAGTCATTTATATCCTATTTATCCTATCTACCTCCATACCCTTTGCTTTTGGTCTCAAACCAAACCCTCCCCTTCCCATACCATACCTTCCGCTAATGCTGATAATAGTGGCTGATTTTATCATTCTTTACTCCTCTATCCGGCTTATCTTCTCACAGGAAAAAGAGGTTCTCTCATTCTCAAGAAAGCTGTCATTGCTTGCTCTAATTGTCGGAATGCTTGGAATCTTCTTTGGAAGCATCTAA
- a CDS encoding phosphoribosylaminoimidazolesuccinocarboxamide synthase, whose translation MVLLVITSTSLPLKLFRKGKVRDTYDYGQNLLMVATDRLSAFDVVFNEGIPFKGIILTQLSLFWFDKLKDLVKNHLISTEIPSVLPKYLKDRSMIVKRAKPLPAEFIVRGYLAGSGLKDYLATGKISGIELPSGLKNSSKLPHPILTPSTKAEKGHDQNITAEELKALIGEETYAKAESMAIKIYKRAAEFAEEKGIILADTKFEFGKYEDDIILIDEVLTPDSSRYWPKERYKEGENQESYDKQYVRDYLEKIGWNKQPPPPSLPQHIIENTSKKYIEIYTKLTGKHWDFGD comes from the coding sequence ATGGTTCTGCTAGTAATCACAAGTACAAGTCTTCCACTAAAACTATTCAGAAAAGGCAAAGTAAGAGACACTTATGATTACGGTCAAAATCTCCTAATGGTTGCTACCGATCGCCTTTCAGCTTTTGATGTAGTATTCAACGAAGGAATTCCGTTTAAGGGAATAATCCTAACCCAACTCTCCCTCTTTTGGTTTGATAAGTTAAAAGACTTAGTCAAAAACCATCTTATCTCAACAGAGATACCTTCTGTTCTTCCAAAGTACCTCAAGGATAGAAGTATGATAGTAAAAAGAGCCAAACCTCTCCCTGCCGAATTTATAGTTCGCGGATATCTTGCAGGAAGCGGCCTTAAAGACTATCTTGCAACCGGAAAGATTTCCGGAATAGAGCTACCCTCCGGATTAAAAAATTCAAGCAAACTACCACACCCTATACTAACTCCATCTACAAAGGCAGAAAAAGGACACGACCAAAACATCACAGCAGAAGAGCTAAAAGCCCTAATTGGAGAAGAGACATACGCCAAGGCAGAGAGCATGGCCATAAAAATATACAAAAGAGCAGCTGAATTTGCAGAGGAAAAAGGAATTATACTGGCAGATACGAAATTTGAATTTGGAAAGTATGAAGACGACATAATCCTTATAGATGAAGTACTCACCCCTGATTCCTCAAGATACTGGCCAAAGGAGCGATACAAAGAGGGAGAAAATCAAGAATCTTACGACAAGCAGTACGTGCGAGACTATTTAGAAAAAATTGGATGGAACAAGCAGCCTCCTCCACCCTCTCTCCCACAACACATAATAGAGAATACTTCAAAAAAGTACATTGAAATTTATACAAAACTAACTGGAAAACACTGGGATTTTGGTGATTAA
- the purE gene encoding 5-(carboxyamino)imidazole ribonucleotide mutase, whose product MARVHIILGSKSDEEIAKKCADVLSEFGVEYEIEVASAHRNPEKLEAIVQSSDADLFIAIAGLSAALPGAIAAKTIKPVIGVPLNVKLEGLDALLSTMQMPSGVPVATVGIDNWKNAAILAVEVLAVANKNLKTKLEDYKARMKREGGK is encoded by the coding sequence ATGGCGCGAGTGCATATAATTTTGGGAAGCAAATCCGATGAGGAGATTGCAAAAAAATGCGCAGACGTTCTAAGCGAGTTTGGAGTTGAATACGAAATTGAAGTTGCAAGTGCTCATCGTAATCCTGAAAAGCTGGAGGCCATAGTGCAGTCAAGTGACGCCGATTTATTTATAGCCATAGCTGGTCTTTCAGCAGCCCTGCCTGGAGCAATAGCAGCTAAAACTATAAAGCCAGTTATAGGCGTTCCGCTTAATGTAAAGCTTGAAGGTTTGGATGCTCTCCTCTCTACTATGCAAATGCCTTCAGGAGTGCCGGTAGCCACTGTCGGCATAGACAACTGGAAGAATGCAGCTATTCTTGCAGTAGAGGTACTTGCAGTCGCGAACAAAAATCTTAAAACCAAATTGGAAGACTACAAGGCAAGAATGAAAAGAGAAGGAGGAAAATAA